A window of the Oscillospiraceae bacterium NTUH-002-81 genome harbors these coding sequences:
- a CDS encoding BlaR1 family beta-lactam sensor/signal transducer — protein sequence MADFMIRFLICNVFISGIIGILLIAKRIFKGNLSSRMQYNLWFLLLGLLVVPFIPFRFIGFPQILSWLSSLKSSPTSGTRTAIGEAVGINPAGNADWMNDFALSVNSETPSSIGYILFGIWLVGILAMIILIIKSSIRLQNLKKSALPLQNPEVRKLYHRCMKEMGINRNIHVYSTAFLKSPIIVGLLKPCIYLPIHLISDYNESDMRYMLLHELQHYKHKDAIANYLMNFAGVIYWFNPLVWYALKEMRNDREVACDTSVLKMLEEDDYADYGNTLINFAEKISLTPFPFAAGLGGNMKQMKRRIINIASYEKPTFIKRVKGMTAFMLTAVLLLGFAPFISTYAADGSHYQWDSSSENISYVDLSTYFGEYEGSFVLYDLENDAWSIHDMEHATLRVAPNSTYKIYDALFGLEEGVITPENSFIAWNGETYPFEAWNADQTLQSAMNSSVNWYFQAVDERLGASDVYSYVQEIGYGNENMSGDFSSYWMESSLEISPIEQVELLTKLQNNSFGFAPENINAVKDAICLSASDAGTFYGKTGTGRVNGQDVNGWFIGYIETADNTYFFATNISADSDATGGNATEITMSILSDMNIWK from the coding sequence ATGGCTGATTTTATGATACGCTTTTTAATATGCAATGTATTTATCAGCGGTATCATCGGAATTCTTTTGATAGCCAAGCGGATATTCAAAGGCAACCTATCCAGCCGGATGCAGTATAATCTGTGGTTCCTGCTACTTGGATTGTTGGTAGTTCCTTTTATACCGTTCCGTTTCATTGGGTTTCCGCAAATCCTCTCGTGGCTCAGTAGCCTGAAAAGTTCTCCTACTTCTGGCACCAGAACCGCCATAGGAGAAGCTGTTGGGATCAATCCAGCCGGAAATGCAGACTGGATGAATGACTTTGCCCTTTCGGTAAATAGTGAGACTCCATCCAGCATCGGATACATACTATTTGGAATATGGCTTGTAGGCATCCTTGCAATGATTATATTGATAATCAAATCCTCTATCCGCTTACAGAACTTGAAAAAATCTGCACTTCCCCTTCAAAACCCGGAAGTCCGAAAACTATATCATCGATGTATGAAAGAAATGGGAATTAACAGAAATATCCATGTTTACAGTACTGCATTTTTGAAATCTCCGATTATTGTGGGGCTTTTGAAACCTTGTATTTATCTGCCGATTCATCTCATCTCAGATTATAACGAATCGGACATGCGATACATGCTGTTACACGAGCTACAGCACTATAAGCACAAAGATGCTATTGCCAACTATCTAATGAACTTTGCCGGAGTAATATATTGGTTCAATCCTCTTGTCTGGTATGCTCTAAAAGAAATGCGCAATGACAGAGAGGTTGCCTGTGACACCTCTGTTTTAAAGATGCTTGAGGAGGATGATTATGCAGATTATGGTAATACACTGATCAATTTTGCGGAAAAGATTTCACTTACTCCATTTCCGTTTGCCGCCGGTCTTGGTGGAAACATGAAGCAGATGAAACGGAGAATTATCAACATTGCATCTTATGAGAAGCCGACATTTATAAAAAGAGTAAAAGGTATGACTGCATTCATGTTGACTGCTGTCCTTCTCCTTGGATTCGCACCTTTTATTTCTACATACGCAGCAGATGGAAGCCACTACCAATGGGATTCCTCTTCTGAGAATATTTCCTATGTAGACCTCTCCACATACTTCGGAGAATACGAAGGCAGCTTTGTTTTATACGATTTGGAAAACGATGCATGGAGTATACATGACATGGAGCATGCCACCTTACGGGTTGCTCCAAACTCCACCTACAAGATATACGATGCTTTGTTCGGATTGGAAGAAGGCGTCATTACACCGGAAAATTCGTTCATTGCATGGAATGGAGAAACCTATCCATTTGAAGCATGGAACGCAGATCAGACCTTACAGTCTGCAATGAACTCCTCTGTGAATTGGTATTTTCAAGCAGTAGATGAACGGCTTGGAGCCTCTGACGTTTACAGCTATGTTCAAGAAATCGGATATGGTAACGAAAACATGAGTGGCGATTTCTCCTCTTATTGGATGGAATCCTCCTTGGAAATCTCTCCAATAGAACAGGTCGAACTTTTAACCAAGCTGCAGAATAACAGTTTCGGCTTCGCCCCTGAAAATATCAATGCAGTAAAAGATGCCATCTGCCTTTCAGCTTCCGATGCCGGAACATTCTACGGAAAGACCGGAACTGGCCGTGTTAATGGACAGGATGTAAACGGATGGTTCATCGGTTATATCGAAACTGCAGATAATACATACTTTTTTGCCACCAACATTAGTGCAGACAGCGATGCTACCGGAGGCAACGCAACTGAAATAACCATGTCTATCTTGTCAGACATGAATATCTGGAAATAA
- a CDS encoding BlaI/MecI/CopY family transcriptional regulator: protein MSDLPQISEAEFEVMKIVWKHAPISTNEITDKLLQTTSWSPKTIQTLIKRLVNKGVLTYEKQSRVFVYTPVVKESEYIGQESNSFLERYYDGDITAMLSAYIENDRLSETEIDTLRSLLSKRSKKGGN, encoded by the coding sequence ATGAGCGATTTACCACAGATTTCTGAAGCTGAATTTGAAGTTATGAAAATCGTATGGAAACATGCGCCGATCAGCACCAATGAAATAACTGATAAATTATTACAGACTACGAGCTGGAGTCCAAAAACAATACAAACTCTAATTAAACGTCTAGTGAACAAGGGCGTTCTGACTTATGAAAAACAAAGTCGGGTGTTTGTTTACACTCCAGTTGTGAAAGAAAGTGAATACATCGGTCAGGAAAGTAACTCTTTTCTAGAACGATACTACGATGGGGACATCACTGCCATGCTGTCTGCATATATAGAAAATGACAGACTGTCCGAAACGGAAATAGACACTCTCCGCTCTCTTCTTTCCAAGAGGTCAAAAAAAGGAGGTAATTAA
- a CDS encoding helix-turn-helix transcriptional regulator: MQDNMKQALAIAVREARTELGLSQEKLAETLNLDTRTILNIEAGRGNPKFEKLHPLITYLKIPANKIFYPASTNQQPNLQKLLTLLNDCTEQEAADLLPMVRYLLDLLRKQDHPTL; the protein is encoded by the coding sequence ATGCAGGATAATATGAAACAGGCTCTTGCCATCGCAGTGCGTGAAGCCCGCACAGAACTCGGACTTTCACAGGAAAAATTGGCTGAAACTCTCAATCTGGATACACGCACTATACTTAATATTGAAGCCGGACGTGGTAATCCAAAATTTGAAAAGTTGCATCCTTTAATTACATATTTGAAGATACCAGCCAATAAGATTTTCTATCCAGCCAGCACAAACCAACAACCAAATCTCCAGAAGCTCCTAACCCTACTGAATGACTGCACGGAACAGGAAGCTGCTGATTTATTACCTATGGTTCGTTACCTGCTTGATTTGCTGCGTAAGCAAGACCATCCAACTCTGTAA
- a CDS encoding MobC family plasmid mobilization relaxosome protein — translation MANRERQNELKIYLSDDEQYILDQKWKASGMKSKSAFIRHLILYGYVYDVNYEHLREYNTTLARIGNNLNQIAKRMNATGNVYKADVNEVKELMKQVWQSQKSMLSRQPSIRQ, via the coding sequence ATGGCAAACCGAGAAAGACAAAATGAACTTAAAATCTATCTCAGCGATGACGAGCAATACATCTTAGATCAGAAATGGAAAGCCTCCGGCATGAAGAGCAAATCCGCATTTATTCGGCATCTGATTTTGTATGGCTATGTCTACGATGTAAACTACGAACACCTGCGGGAATACAACACCACGCTCGCCCGTATCGGCAATAATCTGAACCAGATTGCCAAGCGGATGAATGCTACTGGCAATGTCTATAAAGCCGATGTAAACGAAGTAAAGGAGCTGATGAAACAGGTATGGCAATCACAAAAATCCATGCTATCCAGGCAACCGTCCATAAGGCAGTAA
- a CDS encoding HTH domain-containing protein, with the protein MNTVHRRTEIINILIIRRHTTANELAQEFGVSIRTIQYDIQALTPVYPIYTKQGENGGIFIREDYKPYANSLTPMEVAALHELYDWTEGIHKKVLFQVLRKYGPDKLQL; encoded by the coding sequence ATGAATACCGTACATCGTAGAACGGAAATAATCAATATTCTTATTATCAGACGACATACAACAGCGAATGAATTGGCACAGGAATTTGGCGTTTCCATTCGCACGATACAGTATGATATTCAGGCTTTAACTCCGGTTTATCCGATTTATACAAAACAGGGAGAGAACGGAGGAATTTTTATAAGAGAGGATTACAAGCCTTATGCCAATTCGCTGACACCTATGGAAGTAGCTGCCTTGCATGAATTATATGATTGGACGGAGGGCATACATAAAAAAGTTTTATTTCAAGTCCTAAGAAAATATGGACCGGATAAATTACAACTTTGA
- a CDS encoding DUF6462 family protein translates to MQAKVNTKNFIRYDEGAERYSMSKHSFMKLAQDARAVYKINRITLVNVKIFEEYLESFRA, encoded by the coding sequence ATGCAGGCAAAAGTGAACACAAAAAATTTTATAAGGTATGACGAGGGTGCGGAGAGGTATTCTATGAGTAAACACAGCTTTATGAAATTGGCACAGGATGCTCGTGCTGTTTATAAAATTAACCGTATCACATTGGTAAACGTGAAGATTTTTGAGGAGTATTTGGAATCTTTTCGGGCGTAG